The genomic segment CTCTGTCCGATGCCGATGACGGCGCAACGCTCGGCCATCAGGCGTCTCCTTCGAGGATGCAGAGCAGGTTCTGCTGCAGGGCGGGACCGCTGGCCGCATGCGCCAGACCGCGGCCGGCCTCGCCGCTGCGGATGCGGCGCGCCACCTCGATGATCCGCGTGAGGCCGCTCGCCATCACCGGGTGGCCGCAGAGCGGGCCGCCGGAGGGATTGATCCTGATGCCGTTGCCGAGCTTCAGCGCCTGGCGCAGCACGATCTCTTCGGGGCTGTAGCGGACGCAGAGCTCCGCCACATCGAGTGAGTCCGGCTCGAGGCCCAGCTTGCGGGCGGCCATGCGTGAGGAAGGCGAGTCAGTCAGGTTGCGCAGGCCCAGATGATGCGACTCGATGCGCTGGTCGATGCCGCGGATCCACACCGGCCTTTCGCACAGCTCCCGCGCCCGCTGGCCGCGCGCGATGAGCACGGCCGCCGCACCATCGGAGATCGGCGGCAGGTCGTGCTTACGCAGCGGCGAGGCGTAGTACGGTTCCTTCAGTAGGGTTTCGACGGAGACGTCCTTCGCGACCTGCGCGTAGGGATTCGAGAGCCCGTCGCGCCGGCTGCGCGAGACCACCTCGGCGAAGTCGCGCTCGGTGGCCTTTCCGGAGTCGAGCAGCGCGCGGGCCTGCAGCCCGGCGACGGAGACCGGGTCGAGGCCGAGCGGAGCATGCACATAGGGATCGGTCTGGAGCGGAAAGATGTCGCGCGGCACGCCCGGCGACGATTTCCCGGAGCCCACGACTAGGGCGACGTCGATGTCACCGATCCGGAGCCGAACGAAGGCCTCGAACAGCGCCCAGGCCCCGTCCATCTCGACGTGCGACTCGTAGACCGGCGGCCAGGCACCGTACCCGTCCACGTTCACGATGAAGGAGAAGGGAGAACCCGAGAGGTAGTCGCAGCTGGCGGCATTGGTGAAGTCGATCTGCTGCCGGTCGATGCCGGTCTCCGCCAGGATCTGATTGACGAGCCCTAGAATCAACGACGGCTCGGAGTTGTCGTACCTCCGGTAGCAGGGCGTCTGCGCAAAGGCGACGATCGCAATATCTTCGGCCATCATCAGCCCTAATCAGACGGAAGGAATTCACCACGAAGGGCACGAAGACCATGAAGAAAGCGAACCAAGCATAACTCTGGCATTGCCCCGCAAACGTCATCGGAAGTGAGGTCTGCTCTTGGGTCATGACCTCGCACTTTGGCTTTCTCCTTCGTGCCCTTCGTGTGCTTCGTGGTGAAACGGTTTTGGCTTATCAGGGTTAGCTGTGCTCCGGCAGCTTCTCGAAGGGGAGGTCGGGCTCGCCCGTTGGCTCCCAGCGCGCGATCACGTCCCCGGTGCTGGGGAACATCCAGTTGTTGTCGACGTCTTTGACGTTGCGCTCGGCGGCGGGCTTGAAGATCGCACGCAGGCGCATCCCCACGCGGAACTGCTCCGCGGGGATATCCCGGATGCGTTGCTGGGCGAGTGGCTGGTCCGCGCCGTCGAGGAAGATCGTTGCGCTGATGAAGGACCCCGTCTCCGCCTGGCCGACGTAATCGAGCGGCGAGGCCACCGTGTAAGAGACGACGGTGCCCGTGTGCGGAAGCTCCACGTCGTCGGCCGCGGTCATCATCACCCGCCAGATCGGGTCGTAGCCCTTGCTCGGGATGTAGACCTTGCCGCTCGCGGGGCTACGCTGTCCGATGAACTTGCCGTCGAGTAGCCCCTTGGCGTAGCGGGCGCGGTGTGGGTAGAGCGGCTCGCGGTAGGTGAGGGAGATCAGGTGCGTGCTGATCTTCACCTCGGTTTCTCCGGGCTCGATGTGCTCGTCCCGGGCATCGGCTTCGGGCACGAAGTAGACGTCGGTGATGGCTCCGGTGCGCTTCTCCCTGAACTGGGCTCTCACCCGCATACCGGTGGACATGGCCTGCGAACCCGCGGCCTTGACGGCGTGGGCCATCGTCGTGTCGGCGCCGTCCAGCTTGATCAGCGCGAAGGCAAATGGCTCCTGGAAAGGATGCTTGCGGGTGGGCTCGGCGATCCAGGTCCAGCACTCGACTCGGCCCGCGGGCCCGACCTCGACGAAGTCCGGGTCCAGAGTCGTGCCGGTCTCCGGGTCGAACTCCATCGGAGGGCAAAGGACGCGGTTGCCGCAACGGGTGCCCAGAATGCGGCCATCGCGCAGCCCCGTGAAGAATGGGCCGAGCACGGGGCCCAGGGTCCGCGTGTACGGGTATTCGAGAACGAAGGAGTCAGGCGAGTCCGGCATGGTCATCACCGGTTGGCTATTCACCGGTATACACCGGCTTGCGCTTCTCCTTGAATGCCTTCATGCCTTCGCGAGCGTCCGCCGTGCCGAAGATGGGGCTGCCGTATTCGAGCTCCTTGGCCAAGGCGTCGGCCTCGGGGTAGCTTTCGTCGACCTCGCGCAGCATGCGCATCAGGGCCCGGATCGAGAGCGGGCCGTTGTCGCAGATGTCCGCGGCGAGCTTCTTCGCCTCGGCCAGAGCTTGCCCCTTGGGTACGACCCTCCCGATCAGGCCAAAGCGCAGCGCCTCCTGGGCCGTGACGTGTCGCCCCGTAAGGAGGATCTCCGCTGCCAACGTGTAAGGGATCTGCCGGCGCAGTCGCACGCTGGAGCCGCCCAGGGGGAAGAGGCCCCGGCGCGCCTCGGTGACGCCGAAGACCGCGTCCTCGGCGGCCACGCGGATATCGGTGCCTTGGAGGATTTCGGTGCCGCCGGCCAGGGCGAACCCCTCGACCGCGCAGATGATCGGCTTCATTGGACGGTTGCACCGCAGCAGCGCCTGCCAGTGGATGTCGGGCACCTCGGACATCAGCTTCATGAACTCGTCGTCGGTTTCCCCGGCGCCCATGGCCTTGAGGTCGGCGCCGGCGCAGAAGACATCGCCGCGGCCGGTGAGGATCGCCACCCGCAACTCGGGGTCCTCGTCGAGCATGCGCCAAGCACGGTACATCCCTGCCAGCATTCCGCTGCTCAGGGCGTTCTTCGCCTCGGGGCGGTTGAGGGTGACAACCAACGCGTGACCTTGACGCTCGACCAAGCAATGTTCTGGATTCATGGGTCTCCTTCGGTAGAAGCTGATAGCTGATACAGGACCATAAGGGGAAGACCCCCGGTTCGGGTTACCGCTGTGATCGTACGGGCACGCCGGGCTGAGAAGGGGTGTGCGACAAATCTGTGGGTAACGTGCAGCCGACTGGGCAAATCCTCACCAGTCTGACAGTACTGTGTACCGTCAGGCCGAGGCCCATGGCCGAAAGGGACGCAATTTGTCATCTTCCAGGCGCGGCGCCACTTCTTCAGCTGCTTCTCCCGCACGATTGCGGTCTCTGCGCAGCCGTGCGCTTCGTAGTAGACCAGCTTGTCAACGCCGTACTTGGCCGAAAAACCCTCCACTACCTTGCTCTTATGCGGCCACACCCGCGTTGTCAGCTGTGAGGTCACCCCAATGTACAGCGTGCCGTTGCGTTTGCTGGCCAGGATGTAAACGCAGAACTGCTTGTCCATAGCGCCAAACGCCAAACTGGATTCCCGCTTTCGCGGGAATGACGGCCTTTAGCGGGAATGACGGCCATAACACCGAACCACGTTACCCACAAATTTGTCGCGCGCGCCGTTAACATCCGTCGCGGCGAACTCCGCCCGCGGCCTGCCCGCGGCCGATACCGCTACCGGCAACCAGCCCTCTCCCCGCGCTGAGATGCGGGGAGAGGGGCGGTCGCAGCACCCACAGCGAGCTATTGCTCACCGCCGGCGACTTCAATTACCTGCTGGCGGAAAGACCGCCGATCGTAACCGCAGAACCCGTGCCGGTTGCCGGCAGCGGTGCGTCGACTTCGTTGATGACCGTGGCGCCGGCGGCTTCAAGATGAAGAACCTGAATCGGTGCGCCGGGCGCGGCCGGGCCGAGCGCCAGTTCGCTGCCGGCGACATCCAACCTCATCTCACCGACCGCGAACGGCCGCGAGCCGCCGGAGGCCTCCTGCAACAAAGCGGGCAAGTCCACAACCAGCGTCGGAACGCCGTCAGCCAGGCTGAATACCCGCAGGTGAGTTCCGGCCTGATGCTGCCCGACGATCAACTCGGCCCCGGGCCTGTCCGCGATCACGTCGGCGGCCCACAGCGTAACGCCAGCCGGTGCCTGGCCGGGCCCAAAGGCGGCGAACTCCAGCAGCGGCTGCATCTGCCCGGCATCGAATACGCGCACCAGGCCGTCCTGGCGCGAGCCATCGTCACCGACCAGCAACTCATCGCCGGGACGCTTCGGTAACACGTCGCCGGCCGCCAAGCGCACGCTGGCGGTTGCCGGCGAGTCGGGGAAAGCTTCAAAGCGCCGCAGCATCGCCGCCCGCCCGTCGCCGGCGGCGAACAGCGCCAGGGTGCCCTTGCCGTCGCCCACGATGATTTGCTGCGCCGGGCATTCTCCGGCGTCGGCCACGAAGTCGCCGACGACGAACGGCAGCGGCTGGCGCAGGGCGCGGCGTGCTCCGACGGCGCGAAATTCCACCAGCAGCCGAGGGTGTTCGGTCAGTAGCCCACCGAAAACCCGGATTCGTGCTGCCGCTGCGCCGTGCCCGTCTTCACCAACGACGAGCTCCGCCCCCGGCTCTTTCGCGTCAACGTCCGCCATGGCGAAGTTGCCGCTGCCGGAGCGGCCGGTGCGATCGAATGCGTTCAGGCGGCTGGCCAGCTCCGGGCTGGCGCCCGCCGCGAGGCGATAGACCTCCACCTCATCGCCCACCCCGGCTGCGGTTGCGGCCTGCCCGACTACCAACTCGCTGACACCATCAACGTCGAGGTCGGCGAGATGAGCCAGCGGCATGTACCTGACCGGCTTGGAATCGCTGAATACCGGCAGCGTCTGCGGCCGAGCCGGCGCGGCGTCGCTATGGAGATCGTACAAACTGACGGCGCTCTGTTCGCCGGATACATAGCTGAGGGCCAGCGACTGGCTGCGGAACCACGGCGTGGGTGTGCGCGTGGGCGTGCGCGTCGGCTTGCGGGTGTAGGTCGCGGTCGGGGTCGGCGTACGCGTTGGGGTACGAGTCGAAGCGCGGGTGCGCGTGGCGGTGGCAGTAAAGGTTGGCGTGCGAGTCGAAGCGCGGGTGCGGGTGGCGGTGCGAGTAGCGGTGCGGGTGGCGGTGGCAGTAAAGGTTGGCGTGCGTGTCGCTGTCCCGGTAAGTGTGGCAGTCCGAGTCGCTGTCCGAGTTGGTGTGGCGGTAGGGGTCGCCGTCGAGGTTTGCGCCGGCGTACCGGTGTGAGTCGAGGTGGCAGTGGGCGCGGAGGTTCGAGTAATTGTGGCGGTCGGGGTGGAAGTCTCGGTTGCCGTAGCGGTCGCGGTTGCCGCCGGCGAGAAGGTCTGCGTCGGTGTTTGCGTTGGCGCCCACGTTGGCGTGGCCGTCGGGACTGCGGTCGGCGTGTCGGCCGGCGGTGCCGCTAGCTCCAGCCACAGCTCGTTTGACATGCCGCTCTCGGCACCTGCCGCGTCGTAGCTGGTGACAACGAACCAGTTGACGACGTTGAAGGCCAAGCCGGTAGCCGTGCCCCGGACGATGTCATCGCCGTCCGGCAAGGCGGCGCCGACGTCGATTCCGGCAGTGTAGGCCGTGCCATTCTGGCGCACATATAACTTGTAGCCAGCCACGGCGGGAACAGGCGACCAGGCAACGACCGCATCGTAAGCCAGAGTGTTCTCAGCACTAGCGAAGACGGTTAGAAGCAAGCCGGCTACAGCGGCGGCCAGCGTGGAGCGGGGTGTGTAACTCATGCCCCGAACACAGACCAAGGAACGTGCCGGCCTGCCGGTGACTGCGTGCCGCGAAAAACCGTGCCGCCGCAAGAAACTCGCACCGGCGAGAGTTGACACTCCCGCCCGGAGCGTCGGCAAGGTGACACGACATGCGCGTTGTTCCGATCAGCGCGTTACCTGGCATGCCACACGAGCAGATCGCTGTAGGATTCCTGGAAGGCTTGCGGAACGAAGGCAGAGGTTGGCCGGCGGCGCCAACGCTTAGATTAGTAAGCGGCGCCGGGCACATGTCGCCGATGGAGAACGCGGCCGGGTTCAACGCGCGCTGCGCAGGAGTGCTTGAGCCGACTGGGCGGCCCGTCTGCGCGTCTCTGCGTCTGCGCCAGCGGTCGAGGTCGCTCGCAGTTGAGCCCCTCACCCCGACCACGCCGACCCTCGCCCCGCGAAAAGATGCAGGCCGAGCCGGGACTCGTACGAGATTCAGAAGGTGCCGGCGCTGCTCGATGAGGCCCGAGCAGCTCACCGAGCGCGTCCGCGTCATCCCGTGGCACGCGCTGTGACGTTGACCGGACAACACTGCGCCGGTTAAGGCCCAGCGAACCTTCGGCCCGCTACGGGAACCCTTATTCTGGCCATTCTGGCCCGCCGTGCCGAAGAGGGCCACGGCGCCTCTTTCAACGGCCCGATGAGCTACGCCGGGAAGTTCGTCACGATGTAGTCCGAAATACCCTCCGACACCGCCAGAATCGTCCAGCTCGGGTTGACGATCGTCGAGCGCGGCACGACGCTGCCGTCGCAGACGTACAGGTTCGGGTAGTTGAACACCTGGCCATTGGCGTTGCAGACGCCGGTGGTGGCGCTGTCGGACATGCGACAGGTGCCGAGCAGGTGCACCGACGCGAAGAAGTCACCGTTGCGCCGCTCGTGCTCGGTCTCGACGAAGCGCGTGTTCGCAGGCAGCTTCTTGCGGATCTCGTTGAGCCACCACTGGTAGGTGTCGTACTTGGTCAGCGTCGGCCTTGTGATGGCGACGTTGCCGCTGCCGTCGAGGCTGATGCGCCCATCGTTGCCGTCCTCGCCCATGAAGGCGATGCCGATCGCCCGCTTCGGGTAAGCCTCCACCAACTGCTTCTGGCGCAGGCCGTAGAGGCTGGGGTTCTTCCACTTGGTGACCTTGTTGGTGGTCGAGTTCCAGTACGACGACGAATCGGCCCACGAGGGATCGTGCAAGCGAGCGGCGAACTTTGCGGCCAAGCCGACGGGCGGACCCCACAGGTCCTCGATGACGACGCCATCCGACGCCGCCAGGTTGCGCGTGATGCCGACGATGACGCGCCCCTTGAACGCTTCGGTGCTGGTGTAGGTGCAGCCGTCGTAGCCGATGGAGAAACCCGAAGGCAGGTATAGCCCCGAGGCGTAGTCGCCGGTGCCGCTCATGTTGCGGCCGACTTGGCCGCTGACGTTGACGAGGTAGCCGGCCGAGACCGACTTGAGCAGCAGCTCGGGCGTCGCGATGGCGCCGCCGGCTAACACCACCACCTTGGCGGTCACGCGGTACTCGGTGGCGCCCGTCGCCTTCACGCCATCGAGGAAATGTCCGAAGCTGGCGTCCTTGTAGACCACGTCGTACATGCCGTCGGCGCGGTTCTCGACGCGCACCACGTACTTCTGCGACCACACCTGCGCGCCGTGGTACTCGGCGCGGTAGAGGTAGTTCATCATCATCGACTGCTTGGCGCCGTTGATGCAGCCGAAGGTGCAGAAGCCGCAGTAGCGGCAGCGGCCCTGGCAGTAATTGGCGCACGCGGAGCCCTTGCCGCGCACCGCGACGCGGGCGTGCGGAAAGGCGCCGGCACCGGCTACCTGTTCGATGGCGTAGCGCAGGATGTTGTAGCGCGGCGGTTTGTGCGTCGGCACGTGGTTGTAGACCTTGTACGGCGTGGTCCACGTATCCGTCCCCGCGTCGTACACGCCTTCCACACGGGTGTAGAGATCCGACAGCCGCGTGTAGTTCCAGGCCGCCGGCCAGGCCGGGCTGCCGCTGAAGATCCGCGACGGCGCCCGCTCGGAGATGTTCGAGTACCACAGCGAGCCCCCGCCAACGCCGAAGGTGTTCGCCACCAGGAGGTTCGGCGCCAGGTAGTCCTTGAAGCTCGAGTAGATGTAACGCGGGTCGTGGGCGTGCTCGAAGCGGTAGAGCCCATCGGCCCCGGGCTTGATCGACCCGTCGGCGTTACGACTGCTGGTCTTGTGCACGTTGCTGTAGGCCCAGCGCGGCCCGCGTTCGAGCACGACCACGCTCTTGCCCGCCTTGGCGATCCGCTCGGCGGCGACCGCCCCCCCAAACCCGGAACCGACAATGACTGCATCGTAGGTTGGCATGTTCGTTCCCCCTTCTCCGTGGCGACTACAGGGTCCGCGGGTCGACCGATGGCGGCATCGGCCCAGTGGCTGGGTCACAGCCTGTGCAGGTGAGGTCCGCTGCTGTCAGATCGCCGAAGCTCGGCTCGGTCAGGGCCGTCCAGCTACACGTCAGGCCGTCGAATCCCCAGTTTGGACCCGGGTAGCCGAAGGTCGCCATGTGGGAGAACCCTTGCGGCGACGAATAGAAGAGCAGCCCCATGAAACGGGCAAGGTCGTACGCCTTGGCGGGGTTGCTGAGGGTGGGCGCGAACAACGAACCGAACCACAGACAGAGCGCCTGGGTCCCCGACACCCCCGAGGAGCCTTCGTCGCTGCGCTTGCTGCCATACGCCATCAGCTTGCGCTGGTTGTCGCAGCTGAGTTTGTAGAAATAGCTCTGCAGAAATTCCATGCACAGAGCGCCGTTGTTGAGATCGGTAACGGCGGCGTCGAGGTCGCTCTGATTGACCTGGTTGGCGTAGTAGGTATCGATCAGGTGGGCATAGATCTTCTTGCCGTACAACACCGAGTCGAGGACCCCACTTCCCGACGCACCGTGGGTTCCGCCTTTCGGGAGCATCACGTTGCCCGCCGCTTCGATCGTGCGCTGGCGGGTTCCCCCGATCGCCCCGTCGACCGTGACGCACTGGGCCGCGTCCGCCTCGGCGGGAAGCAACGGGATTGAAGCCACGGCCCCGGCCCCGGCCGCCACTGCTCCGCCGCGCAGGAACTGTCTGCGATTGAGCGTGATGTCGAGCTTGAGCGCCTCCACCACCTCGTCACTCATGATCTTATCGCTCATGATCTCCCCCTTTCCCCGTAACTTAGGACCGTCGCCATTTTGCAGGCCAAGCGTCACGCGCGTTGTTCCAAGCTGCATGCCAGTGGCGACACGCGGACGCGCGCACGAGACACGCGCCAAAACCTCGCTGCTAGAGCGTGCAAGCAGGGCACGACGCACCCAACAAGTAGGGCACCGTTGCCCCACCAGCCACATCGATCATGCGCGCAACCCAAAGCCGAAGCTCCCACCAATGAACGCGGGTGTTTGGTTGCCCGTTCGCCTCTCAACCGTGGCGCTCTGGGAGTGCGGGCTCTTGCTCCCGGAGTGCGGGCTCTTGCTCCCGCTTTGGGGTAACGCGGGGCGCCGCTCCATGGCCCGAAAGCGGCGGCAAGCCGTCGCACTCCACATTGCCAACTCCGCACGGTTCATTGGCACGACATGCCAGAGCCACGCGGGTCGGGTCCTCAGGATGACAACCCTTGTTGCGTCCGGGAGAAAATCGACACTCCCGGGGCGGAGGCGTGCGCGCCCCCTTCGCCCGCCGGCAGGCGGATGACGAAGCACGCCCCGCCGGCGACGGCTTTCGCGCAGATCGTGCCACCGTACGCGCCGAGCAGTTCCCGGCAGATGGACAGGCCAAGACCGGTGCCGCCGGGCCGCGTGGTGTAGAAGGGCTCGAAGATGCGCTCGAGATCCGGCAGCGGCACACCGGGGCCGCTGTCGCTGATCGCGATGGTCACGCTGCGTGCTTCGCCATCGTACCCGGCCTCGACGCGAATCCAGCCATCATCCGAAACCGACTCCAATGAATTGAGGAGCACGTTGAGCAAGATCTGCTCGAAATGACTGCGCACGGCGTGAATGTGCGGGAGAGCCGCCGGCACCTCGAGCTCGAAGCGGACGCCGCGCTTGACGGAGCGGCCGTTCAACAGCGCGGTGACCTGGGCAACGGCCTCCCACGGCGTCACGGCCTCGAGGCGCAACTCCTCGGGCCGAGCCAGGCGCAGCAGGCCGCGCAGGATCTGGCCGGCGTTCTGGGCGTGCCGCGCGACTACTTCGAGATGCTGGCGCACCTCTCCCGACAGCGTCAGGCTGTCGAGGCAGAACTGCACCGAGCCCGAAATGATCCCGATCGGGTTACCCAGCTCGTGCGCGATCTTGGCCGACATCTCCCCTACCGCCACCAGCTTGCTCGAATGGATCAGTTGATTGCGGGCGCGCGTCAGCTCTTCGTTGCGCGCTTGCAGCACCCGGTTGGAACTCTCCAGGTCCGCGTTGGTGTCCGTCAGACGGCGGTTGAGCTGCTGCACTTGCTCGAAGAGGAGCGAGTTCGCCAGCGCGATGGCGGCAGCACAACGAAGCCGCCCGAGTAAGCGCAGGTCGCGCGTCGTATACGGGCGCCCGTTGCGCTTCTTGCCTACGTGCAGCACACCGATCAGCACGCCACCTTGCACCAAGGGCACCACCAGCTGCGTCTGACCGCGATCGAGGTAGGCGAGCAGGTCCTGCTCGCCACCATCGAGACCGGCGATTTCGCCCAGGCGGTC from the Deltaproteobacteria bacterium genome contains:
- a CDS encoding thiolase domain-containing protein, which gives rise to MAEDIAIVAFAQTPCYRRYDNSEPSLILGLVNQILAETGIDRQQIDFTNAASCDYLSGSPFSFIVNVDGYGAWPPVYESHVEMDGAWALFEAFVRLRIGDIDVALVVGSGKSSPGVPRDIFPLQTDPYVHAPLGLDPVSVAGLQARALLDSGKATERDFAEVVSRSRRDGLSNPYAQVAKDVSVETLLKEPYYASPLRKHDLPPISDGAAAVLIARGQRARELCERPVWIRGIDQRIESHHLGLRNLTDSPSSRMAARKLGLEPDSLDVAELCVRYSPEEIVLRQALKLGNGIRINPSGGPLCGHPVMASGLTRIIEVARRIRSGEAGRGLAHAASGPALQQNLLCILEGDA
- a CDS encoding OB-fold domain-containing protein translates to MPDSPDSFVLEYPYTRTLGPVLGPFFTGLRDGRILGTRCGNRVLCPPMEFDPETGTTLDPDFVEVGPAGRVECWTWIAEPTRKHPFQEPFAFALIKLDGADTTMAHAVKAAGSQAMSTGMRVRAQFREKRTGAITDVYFVPEADARDEHIEPGETEVKISTHLISLTYREPLYPHRARYAKGLLDGKFIGQRSPASGKVYIPSKGYDPIWRVMMTAADDVELPHTGTVVSYTVASPLDYVGQAETGSFISATIFLDGADQPLAQQRIRDIPAEQFRVGMRLRAIFKPAAERNVKDVDNNWMFPSTGDVIARWEPTGEPDLPFEKLPEHS
- a CDS encoding crotonase/enoyl-CoA hydratase family protein, whose protein sequence is MNPEHCLVERQGHALVVTLNRPEAKNALSSGMLAGMYRAWRMLDEDPELRVAILTGRGDVFCAGADLKAMGAGETDDEFMKLMSEVPDIHWQALLRCNRPMKPIICAVEGFALAGGTEILQGTDIRVAAEDAVFGVTEARRGLFPLGGSSVRLRRQIPYTLAAEILLTGRHVTAQEALRFGLIGRVVPKGQALAEAKKLAADICDNGPLSIRALMRMLREVDESYPEADALAKELEYGSPIFGTADAREGMKAFKEKRKPVYTGE
- a CDS encoding GIY-YIG nuclease family protein; amino-acid sequence: MDKQFCVYILASKRNGTLYIGVTSQLTTRVWPHKSKVVEGFSAKYGVDKLVYYEAHGCAETAIVREKQLKKWRRAWKMTNCVPFGHGPRPDGTQYCQTGEDLPSRLHVTHRFVAHPFSARRARTITAVTRTGGLPLMVLYQLSASTEGDP
- a CDS encoding GMC family oxidoreductase; the protein is MPTYDAVIVGSGFGGAVAAERIAKAGKSVVVLERGPRWAYSNVHKTSSRNADGSIKPGADGLYRFEHAHDPRYIYSSFKDYLAPNLLVANTFGVGGGSLWYSNISERAPSRIFSGSPAWPAAWNYTRLSDLYTRVEGVYDAGTDTWTTPYKVYNHVPTHKPPRYNILRYAIEQVAGAGAFPHARVAVRGKGSACANYCQGRCRYCGFCTFGCINGAKQSMMMNYLYRAEYHGAQVWSQKYVVRVENRADGMYDVVYKDASFGHFLDGVKATGATEYRVTAKVVVLAGGAIATPELLLKSVSAGYLVNVSGQVGRNMSGTGDYASGLYLPSGFSIGYDGCTYTSTEAFKGRVIVGITRNLAASDGVVIEDLWGPPVGLAAKFAARLHDPSWADSSSYWNSTTNKVTKWKNPSLYGLRQKQLVEAYPKRAIGIAFMGEDGNDGRISLDGSGNVAITRPTLTKYDTYQWWLNEIRKKLPANTRFVETEHERRNGDFFASVHLLGTCRMSDSATTGVCNANGQVFNYPNLYVCDGSVVPRSTIVNPSWTILAVSEGISDYIVTNFPA
- a CDS encoding twin-arginine translocation signal domain-containing protein, with protein sequence MSDKIMSDEVVEALKLDITLNRRQFLRGGAVAAGAGAVASIPLLPAEADAAQCVTVDGAIGGTRQRTIEAAGNVMLPKGGTHGASGSGVLDSVLYGKKIYAHLIDTYYANQVNQSDLDAAVTDLNNGALCMEFLQSYFYKLSCDNQRKLMAYGSKRSDEGSSGVSGTQALCLWFGSLFAPTLSNPAKAYDLARFMGLLFYSSPQGFSHMATFGYPGPNWGFDGLTCSWTALTEPSFGDLTAADLTCTGCDPATGPMPPSVDPRTL